A window of Argopecten irradians isolate NY chromosome 14, Ai_NY, whole genome shotgun sequence contains these coding sequences:
- the LOC138308056 gene encoding uncharacterized protein, which translates to MKGASNHLTRIFVEAYDVLYTYLMGDSRKNELYIAKYIDFFLSQFEYKEGQIGLNAAHMVMELIRDNRKIVDRISHEHIDKFVELLRRDKVCHLMFVVGPRLSSEAPPNYAQAKLDFAIL; encoded by the exons ATGAAGggggcttccaa tcacttgacACGGATATTTGTCGAGGCCTATGACGTTCTCTACACCTACCTGATGGGTGACAGTAGGAAGAATGAACTCTACATCGCAAAGTACATTGACTTCTTCCTCTCACAGTTTGAGTACAAGGAG GGCCAGATTGGACTTAACGCCGCTCACATGGTGATGGAACTGATCAGAGACAACAGGAAAATCGTGGACAGGATCTCCCACGAACATATCGACAAGTTTGTGGAGCTTCTTCGTAGAGACAAGGTATGTCACCTCATGTTTGTAGTGGGACCTAGACTTAGTAGCGAGGCTCCACCAAATTATGCTCAAGCTAAACTCGACTTTGCAATTCTGTAG